Proteins encoded in a region of the Zea mays cultivar B73 chromosome 4, Zm-B73-REFERENCE-NAM-5.0, whole genome shotgun sequence genome:
- the LOC100281921 gene encoding Bowman-Birk type trypsin inhibitor precursor, whose amino-acid sequence MRPQASLLVTLAVIVVVLAALPLSKGTEEEGGGGEAVAAVDAAAGTSSWPCCNKCGFCYLSDPPQCQCLDFSTVGCHPECKQCIRYTADGGVDIPPVHAYRCADILFNFCERRCTPAAVAASTK is encoded by the exons ATGAGACCTCAGGCGTCGTTACTCGTCACACTGGCTGTTATCGTCGTCGTCCTTGCAGCTCTGCCACTCAGCAAAG GGACGGAGGAGGAAGGAGGAGGAGGGGAGGCAGTCGCCGCCGTGGACGCCGCCGCCGGAACGAGCTCGTGGCCATGCTGCAACAAGTGCGGTTTCTGCTACCTGTCTGACCCGCCGCAGTGCCAATGCCTGGACTTCTCGACGGTCGGGTGCCACCCAGAGTGCAAGCAGTGCATCAGGTACACCGCCGACGGTGGCGTCGACATCCCGCCCGTGCACGCCTACCGCTGCGCCGACATCCTCTTCAACTTCTGCGAGCGCCGCTGCACTCCCGCCGCAGTTGCTGCTAGCACC